In the genome of Massilibacillus massiliensis, one region contains:
- a CDS encoding FGGY-family carbohydrate kinase, whose protein sequence is MSYLIGIDVGTTNCKAIACDHNGKFLATHSRPTIKHYLENGWAEFHANELWENVLICIEHVVKEMKNETCDGLAVSSMGVGGLVDENGDHVHPIIAWFDPRTDAIAKEWKQYGSEKIYEITGINPNAVATITKIQWIKQNRPECYQKAKHWLQIQDLISFKLTGETRVSYPSACRTMAFDLNQMQWSKEILDIAGISPELLPEPVPSGTLVGKVTPEVEKLTKLKAGTPVFAGGLDYACGAFATGIIDTGQMLDSTGTSEQVLAIMDKPILNASYMEQNFTSLNHVIQGKYVTNGMITTSGGVFEWFKKEFQGNSFDELIAEAEKSPIGANGCMLIPYFSGRYSLGFDANARGAFVGLTTATKRGDMVRALLEGLCYEMAGMIEVIQNMAGIKVSSIYAIGGAAKSDFWLQLKADVSGIVVKSKNVPESPALGAAMLAGLGAGIYKSPADAVAHVQYPEKVYTPNPENHQKYKKINTVLYKKLYGALKGFNDDLRELQI, encoded by the coding sequence ATGTCGTATCTGATCGGTATAGATGTTGGAACTACAAATTGCAAAGCGATTGCCTGTGATCATAATGGAAAGTTTTTAGCAACGCATTCTCGTCCGACGATTAAACATTATCTTGAAAATGGCTGGGCTGAATTTCATGCCAATGAGTTATGGGAAAATGTATTGATCTGCATAGAACATGTTGTCAAAGAAATGAAGAATGAAACTTGTGATGGATTGGCTGTTTCCAGTATGGGCGTAGGTGGGTTAGTGGATGAGAACGGTGATCATGTGCATCCGATTATCGCTTGGTTTGATCCGAGAACGGATGCCATCGCTAAAGAATGGAAACAATATGGTTCCGAGAAAATTTATGAAATTACGGGAATCAATCCAAATGCGGTTGCTACAATTACGAAAATTCAATGGATTAAACAAAATCGCCCTGAATGTTATCAAAAAGCAAAACATTGGTTGCAAATTCAGGATTTAATCAGTTTTAAATTAACTGGTGAAACGAGAGTCAGTTATCCAAGTGCTTGTCGTACAATGGCATTTGATTTGAATCAAATGCAGTGGTCCAAAGAGATTCTGGATATTGCGGGCATTTCGCCAGAGTTGTTGCCTGAGCCTGTACCTTCGGGAACTTTAGTAGGCAAGGTTACACCAGAAGTTGAGAAACTTACGAAATTGAAAGCGGGGACGCCGGTGTTTGCCGGCGGACTCGATTATGCTTGCGGTGCGTTTGCGACTGGTATCATTGATACAGGACAAATGCTCGATTCTACAGGAACCAGCGAACAGGTTTTGGCGATCATGGATAAACCAATCTTAAATGCGAGCTATATGGAGCAAAACTTTACTTCATTAAATCACGTTATACAAGGCAAGTATGTAACAAATGGTATGATTACGACATCCGGCGGTGTTTTTGAATGGTTTAAAAAAGAATTTCAAGGCAATTCGTTTGATGAATTGATCGCAGAGGCGGAAAAAAGCCCGATCGGTGCGAATGGTTGTATGTTGATTCCTTACTTTAGCGGCCGTTACTCGTTAGGCTTTGATGCCAATGCCAGAGGTGCTTTTGTTGGACTGACGACAGCTACAAAACGCGGGGACATGGTCAGAGCCCTCCTTGAAGGATTATGTTATGAAATGGCTGGAATGATAGAAGTCATTCAAAATATGGCGGGCATTAAAGTTTCCTCCATTTATGCAATCGGTGGAGCGGCCAAAAGTGATTTTTGGCTGCAACTGAAAGCGGATGTGTCCGGAATTGTTGTAAAAAGCAAAAATGTTCCAGAGTCTCCTGCACTTGGTGCAGCTATGTTAGCCGGTTTAGGGGCGGGTATTTATAAAAGCCCTGCTGATGCCGTCGCACATGTACAGTATCCAGAAAAAGTCTATACACCAAATCCAGAAAATCATCAAAAGTACAAGAAAATTAATACAGTATTGTACAAAAAATTATATGGTGCATTAAAAGGATTCAACGATGACTTAAGAGAACTTCAAATTTGA
- a CDS encoding gluconate:H+ symporter — protein MPLIILALGIVLLFYMIVGLKLNSFIALIIASGIVGVSEGLPLLQIFDSIEKGVGGTLGHLAIVISFGAMLGKLMADSGGAQRIATTLIDNFGRKNVKWAICLTGFIVGIALFYEVGFVLMIPLVFTIAASAKIPLLEVGIPMTAAISCTHGFLPPHPGATAIAIMYNADIGLTLMYGILVAIPTVICAGPLLVNFYKDLKVEIPAGLYNPKVFTEEEMPSFSVSLLTALSPVFLMAFASVTKMVMAKDDPINVFFNFVGHPDMALFIALLLAMYTFGFSRGKTMTEIMKTCESSIVSIAMIMLIIGGGGAFKQVLLDSGVGNYIADLMLGLNMSPLVLTFIIATVIRIAVGSATVTALTTGGIVAPLIPLTGVSPELMVLVTGAGSLIVGPPNDAGFWMFKEFFGLTVKQCIKTWCVMETVIGLVGFASVMVLSMFV, from the coding sequence ATGCCGTTAATAATTTTGGCACTAGGAATTGTATTGTTATTTTATATGATCGTAGGTTTGAAACTGAATAGTTTTATTGCTTTGATTATCGCTTCTGGTATCGTAGGTGTAAGTGAAGGATTACCGCTTTTACAAATTTTTGATTCGATTGAAAAAGGTGTTGGCGGAACACTTGGGCATCTTGCGATTGTAATTAGTTTTGGTGCTATGCTTGGTAAACTCATGGCAGATAGTGGCGGAGCGCAAAGAATTGCAACAACATTAATTGATAATTTTGGCCGTAAAAATGTAAAGTGGGCAATCTGTTTGACTGGTTTCATTGTCGGGATTGCATTGTTCTATGAAGTTGGTTTCGTTTTAATGATTCCTCTAGTTTTCACAATTGCTGCATCAGCAAAGATTCCATTACTTGAAGTTGGTATACCAATGACAGCGGCGATTTCTTGTACGCATGGATTTTTACCACCACATCCTGGTGCAACAGCAATTGCTATTATGTATAATGCAGATATTGGTTTGACCCTTATGTACGGTATTTTGGTAGCGATCCCAACGGTAATTTGTGCTGGACCTCTTTTAGTTAATTTTTATAAAGATTTGAAAGTTGAAATTCCAGCAGGCCTTTATAATCCTAAAGTTTTCACAGAAGAAGAAATGCCAAGTTTCTCAGTCAGCCTTTTAACAGCTTTAAGCCCAGTATTTTTAATGGCGTTTGCTTCTGTAACAAAAATGGTAATGGCAAAAGATGATCCAATCAATGTCTTCTTCAATTTTGTTGGTCATCCGGATATGGCACTTTTTATTGCTTTACTTTTAGCTATGTATACGTTTGGTTTCAGTCGTGGAAAAACAATGACAGAAATCATGAAAACTTGTGAAAGCTCCATTGTTTCTATCGCAATGATTATGTTGATTATCGGCGGCGGCGGCGCATTCAAACAAGTTTTACTTGATAGCGGCGTTGGTAATTATATCGCTGATTTAATGTTAGGTCTCAATATGTCACCGCTTGTTTTAACATTTATTATCGCAACTGTAATTCGAATTGCGGTTGGTTCAGCAACTGTAACTGCTTTAACAACCGGCGGTATCGTGGCACCGTTGATTCCGCTTACTGGTGTAAGCCCTGAATTGATGGTTTTGGTTACTGGCGCAGGAAGCTTAATTGTTGGTCCGCCAAACGATGCAGGATTCTGGATGTTTAAAGAATTTTTCGGTTTGACGGTAAAACAATGTATAAAAACATGGTGTGTCATGGAAACCGTAATTGGTTTGGTGGGCTTTGCTTCTGTTATGGTTTTAAGTATGTTTGTCTAA
- a CDS encoding bifunctional 2-keto-4-hydroxyglutarate aldolase/2-keto-3-deoxy-6-phosphogluconate aldolase, with protein sequence MLKKHETITKILEVGVVAVVRAENEDQAKRIAAACIEGGVTAIEMTFTVPSAHSVMESLAAAYGEDELILGAGTVLDAETARIAILSGARYVVTPCLSLPTIKLCNRYQTPIMPGVSCAKDAMEAMEAGADILKVFPGELYGPKVIKALKGPLPQGNYMPTGGVSVDNVAEWIKAGAVAVGAGGALTGPAKDGNYAEITKNAKQFIANVKAARNK encoded by the coding sequence ATGCTAAAAAAACACGAAACGATTACGAAAATTCTTGAAGTCGGTGTAGTTGCTGTTGTCAGAGCAGAAAATGAGGATCAGGCGAAAAGGATCGCGGCTGCTTGTATCGAAGGCGGAGTAACTGCCATCGAAATGACGTTCACTGTTCCGAGCGCACACAGCGTTATGGAGAGTTTAGCAGCAGCTTATGGAGAAGATGAATTGATCTTGGGTGCAGGAACTGTACTAGATGCTGAAACTGCACGTATTGCAATCTTAAGTGGGGCTCGTTATGTTGTAACACCATGCTTAAGTTTACCAACGATAAAATTGTGCAATCGTTATCAAACACCAATTATGCCAGGCGTTTCTTGTGCGAAAGATGCAATGGAAGCAATGGAAGCCGGTGCGGATATTTTGAAAGTATTTCCTGGTGAATTATATGGTCCAAAAGTCATCAAAGCATTAAAAGGTCCATTGCCACAAGGTAACTATATGCCAACAGGAGGCGTTAGTGTAGATAATGTTGCCGAATGGATTAAAGCGGGCGCTGTTGCTGTAGGGGCAGGCGGGGCTTTGACTGGACCAGCGAAAGATGGAAACTATGCGGAAATCACTAAAAATGCAAAACAATTTATCGCCAATGTGAAGGCCGCTAGAAATAAATAG
- a CDS encoding phosphoglycerate dehydrogenase, translated as MAKVLITARSVMKCKECVDLLKNNGYEVIDGTGDAPRTEQEMIQLIQGVDGVIAGLDELTAKVIEAGKPTLKVISRNGVGYNKVDMKAAKENDVAVTLSIGTNNISVCELVFGLMLSVSRNIVQQNQEVIKGGWQRVMGIELLDKTIGVIGTGNIGAEVIKRAHAFGMKVLAFDLYPREDLKETYGVRYTSLDEIYCASDFITLHVPATKDTIKMLNEETLGKMKNSAIIINTARGDLVDEEALACALKNKKIAGYGADAMTQEPPAQDNPLLNMSNVVITPHCGGYTKEAVIRCSVVAGEEVSRVLSGQKPKFPVK; from the coding sequence TTGGCTAAAGTATTAATTACTGCACGTTCCGTAATGAAGTGCAAGGAATGTGTAGATTTGTTAAAAAATAATGGATATGAAGTAATCGATGGAACGGGGGATGCACCGCGTACAGAGCAGGAAATGATCCAGCTGATTCAAGGTGTTGATGGTGTAATTGCCGGCTTAGATGAACTTACTGCAAAAGTAATTGAAGCGGGAAAACCAACCTTAAAAGTAATTAGCCGGAATGGAGTTGGTTATAATAAGGTCGATATGAAGGCTGCAAAAGAAAATGATGTGGCTGTGACTTTAAGTATTGGAACCAACAACATTTCCGTTTGCGAATTGGTGTTTGGCTTAATGCTTTCGGTATCACGCAATATCGTTCAGCAAAATCAAGAAGTGATCAAGGGTGGATGGCAGCGTGTCATGGGGATAGAATTGCTTGATAAAACGATTGGTGTTATCGGCACAGGCAATATCGGTGCAGAGGTCATCAAAAGGGCGCATGCATTTGGTATGAAGGTATTGGCCTTTGATTTATATCCTCGGGAGGACTTAAAAGAAACTTATGGAGTTCGGTATACAAGTTTAGATGAGATTTATTGTGCATCAGATTTTATTACGCTTCATGTTCCGGCGACGAAAGATACGATAAAAATGTTGAATGAGGAAACCTTGGGTAAAATGAAGAATTCAGCAATTATAATTAATACAGCACGGGGCGATTTGGTGGATGAAGAAGCATTAGCTTGTGCTTTAAAAAATAAAAAAATTGCCGGTTATGGAGCAGATGCAATGACGCAGGAACCACCTGCCCAAGACAACCCATTGCTCAATATGTCAAACGTCGTAATTACACCGCATTGTGGTGGCTATACGAAAGAAGCTGTAATTCGCTGCAGTGTAGTAGCTGGGGAAGAAGTCAGCAGAGTTCTATCAGGACAAAAACCGAAATTTCCAGTGAAATAA
- a CDS encoding gluconokinase — MTNAIWIGVDVGTTGVRAVAYQVDGTSLESASALYPLNTPYPEWAEQDPFEVIAATEQVIQKVGALLTAQGKKANGLSFSTVFHSFLAYDENFKPITTLMTWGDNRSSSIVNEMKKTQDCLAIYQRTGCPLHPMYPMTKVAWLREKAPDIYQKIHYIGSIKDFVFKTLTGEWVVDRSVASGSGLYNLETLSWDKELLEYLNISEKNMPPVVSTTYSQKISKEAAKRLGLAEETKIVIGAGDGVLVNVGLGAVNPGQVSCTIGTSGAIRMLSKKPKLDPKGRTWCYNLTDDVWVSGGAINNGGLCLRWVREKFCEAEEQQAKENHLDVYDLMTKKAEKVTAGSEGLLLLPFFTGERAPNWNADIRAMFFGLTLSHKKEHFIRATMEGVCYRMHSILKVLEEVMGDVNDIRVSGSFTHSKLWLQILADILNKPIGLSNIDEGAAFGAALLGFVSEGVLKDISDTSHFIKINQLYYPNAANRDVYDALYDIYDRIYWNLQKEFSDIAAFQKNTMK; from the coding sequence ATGACAAATGCAATATGGATTGGTGTTGACGTTGGGACAACAGGCGTTAGAGCAGTTGCCTATCAAGTGGATGGCACAAGCCTTGAAAGTGCTTCAGCACTCTATCCATTAAACACACCGTATCCGGAATGGGCAGAGCAAGATCCTTTTGAAGTCATTGCAGCAACAGAGCAAGTGATTCAAAAGGTAGGTGCATTATTGACGGCTCAGGGGAAAAAAGCAAATGGATTATCTTTTAGCACGGTTTTTCATAGCTTTTTAGCGTATGATGAGAATTTTAAACCAATTACTACGCTCATGACTTGGGGCGACAATCGCAGTTCTAGCATTGTGAATGAGATGAAAAAAACGCAGGACTGTCTGGCAATTTATCAACGTACAGGATGTCCGTTACATCCAATGTATCCAATGACGAAAGTTGCATGGCTGCGTGAAAAGGCTCCGGATATTTATCAGAAAATTCATTATATAGGATCAATTAAAGATTTTGTCTTTAAAACGTTGACTGGTGAATGGGTAGTGGATCGCTCGGTTGCGAGTGGTTCAGGGCTTTATAATTTAGAAACTTTATCTTGGGATAAAGAGTTGTTGGAATATTTAAATATCTCTGAAAAAAATATGCCGCCTGTTGTATCTACGACTTACAGTCAAAAGATAAGCAAAGAAGCTGCTAAGCGACTTGGTTTGGCAGAAGAAACAAAGATTGTGATAGGCGCTGGCGATGGGGTTTTGGTGAATGTCGGATTGGGTGCTGTAAATCCGGGGCAAGTGAGCTGTACGATTGGAACGAGTGGCGCAATTCGGATGTTATCTAAAAAGCCAAAATTAGATCCGAAAGGAAGAACCTGGTGTTATAACCTAACAGATGATGTATGGGTATCCGGAGGAGCGATTAACAATGGCGGGCTTTGTCTGCGCTGGGTTAGAGAAAAGTTTTGTGAGGCAGAAGAACAACAGGCCAAAGAAAATCATCTCGATGTTTATGATCTAATGACGAAAAAGGCTGAAAAGGTTACTGCAGGCTCAGAAGGATTATTGCTATTACCGTTTTTTACAGGTGAACGCGCACCCAATTGGAATGCCGATATCAGAGCGATGTTTTTTGGACTGACTTTAAGTCATAAGAAAGAGCATTTTATACGTGCGACAATGGAAGGCGTTTGCTATCGCATGCATAGTATTTTGAAAGTATTAGAAGAAGTTATGGGCGATGTAAATGATATTAGAGTCAGCGGCAGTTTTACACATTCTAAACTTTGGCTGCAGATTTTAGCCGATATATTGAATAAACCAATTGGCTTATCGAATATTGATGAGGGAGCAGCATTTGGTGCAGCTTTATTAGGTTTTGTTTCTGAAGGCGTCTTAAAAGATATTTCTGATACTTCGCATTTTATTAAGATAAATCAATTATATTATCCGAACGCTGCAAACAGAGATGTATATGACGCTCTTTATGATATTTATGATCGTATTTATTGGAATTTACAAAAAGAGTTTTCAGATATTGCCGCATTTCAGAAAAATACAATGAAGTAA
- the ilvD gene encoding dihydroxy-acid dehydratase: MKNRLSSFPIYQRAIAKVHLGSCGSDQSKLDRPIIAIVNSWNELVTGHVHFRTLADQVKESILAAGGFPLEFNTIAICDGIAQGHAGMKYVLASRELIADSIEAMILGHGMFDGMVMLGSCDKIVPGMLMAAARINIPTIMITGGPMQHEITPKENKDARQQFIRGDITEEKLLEVSKKYYTRAGVCPFLGTANTMCVIAEALGMTLPGVSVTPALSNEQKELVYETGKTILNLVQHNIKPRDIMTEKAFKNAITMTLAMGGSLNSTLHIPAIAAECGLTVTVQDFDRISRTTPLNTRVCPNSKEFATADLYKVGGTKTIMHELKSLLHLDVTTVNGKTLGENITNALPADGDIIRSVQQPFEPEGGIAVLYGSLAPKGAVVKSSAVPKEEWRFEGPAMVFDCEEDCTEAFYQQKIESGTAVIIRNEGPCGGPGMREMHRATELLAKIPNIAIITDGRFSGASAGLSVGYLSPEAYVGGPIGLVENGDLIKIDIEKRSIDWCIAEEIAETRKKAFVPHQAEVSSNFLRMYRTMTLDAANGAVRKTFE; encoded by the coding sequence ATGAAAAATCGTCTTTCTAGCTTTCCAATCTACCAACGTGCAATTGCCAAAGTTCATCTAGGTTCATGCGGTTCAGATCAAAGTAAATTAGATCGTCCAATCATCGCCATCGTAAATTCTTGGAACGAACTCGTCACTGGACATGTTCATTTTCGTACGCTCGCTGATCAAGTAAAAGAATCCATTCTTGCGGCAGGCGGCTTTCCGCTCGAATTTAATACGATCGCAATCTGCGATGGTATCGCCCAGGGACACGCTGGAATGAAATACGTACTGGCCAGTCGCGAACTCATTGCCGATTCTATAGAAGCAATGATTCTTGGGCATGGTATGTTTGACGGCATGGTCATGCTTGGCTCTTGTGATAAAATTGTTCCCGGCATGTTAATGGCAGCCGCTCGAATCAATATTCCAACCATTATGATTACCGGTGGTCCTATGCAGCATGAAATCACACCAAAAGAAAATAAAGATGCACGGCAGCAATTTATCCGCGGTGACATCACAGAAGAAAAACTATTAGAAGTCAGTAAAAAATATTATACACGTGCCGGTGTCTGTCCATTTTTAGGTACTGCAAATACAATGTGTGTCATTGCCGAAGCATTGGGTATGACACTCCCCGGCGTTTCCGTAACACCGGCGTTAAGTAATGAGCAAAAAGAACTCGTTTATGAAACCGGAAAAACCATCCTAAATTTAGTACAGCATAATATCAAACCTCGTGATATTATGACCGAAAAAGCATTTAAAAATGCGATAACGATGACCTTAGCTATGGGAGGATCACTGAATAGTACACTGCACATCCCTGCTATCGCAGCAGAATGCGGTCTGACCGTAACGGTACAAGATTTTGACCGTATTAGTCGTACAACCCCTTTAAATACAAGGGTATGCCCAAATAGCAAAGAATTTGCCACCGCTGATTTATACAAAGTTGGTGGAACCAAAACCATCATGCATGAATTAAAAAGTTTATTGCATTTAGATGTAACGACTGTCAATGGAAAGACATTGGGTGAAAATATAACGAATGCGCTGCCAGCCGACGGCGACATCATTCGTTCTGTACAACAACCATTTGAACCAGAAGGCGGAATCGCTGTATTATATGGCAGTCTTGCACCGAAAGGTGCTGTAGTAAAATCATCTGCAGTTCCCAAGGAGGAATGGAGATTTGAAGGGCCTGCAATGGTCTTCGATTGTGAAGAAGATTGCACAGAAGCATTTTACCAGCAAAAAATCGAGTCTGGCACAGCCGTGATTATTCGTAATGAAGGCCCATGCGGCGGACCTGGCATGCGTGAGATGCACCGCGCAACAGAATTGCTAGCCAAAATACCCAATATCGCAATCATTACAGATGGTAGATTTTCTGGCGCTTCAGCAGGGCTTTCCGTTGGTTATTTGTCACCGGAGGCTTATGTCGGCGGACCAATCGGGCTAGTTGAAAATGGCGATCTCATCAAAATCGATATTGAAAAACGCTCGATTGATTGGTGCATTGCAGAAGAAATCGCAGAAACACGTAAAAAAGCCTTTGTGCCACATCAAGCGGAAGTATCAAGTAATTTTCTTCGTATGTACCGTACGATGACATTAGATGCTGCAAATGGCGCTGTGAGAAAAACCTTTGAATAA
- a CDS encoding MurR/RpiR family transcriptional regulator → MNNTNEKPIISFLLPYYNNFTKTEKRIAQYISNSPEEVVRQTISEIAENTDASEITVSRFCNKAGFSGLQDLKLSLASEIFTPLESVMQDIQQEDSCEEIAVKLFTNISDGLQDTLKIINYEAVEQAVEAIDQAYKIDIYAFGMSGVVAHDIENHLLRFAKPVRAFYDLQMQATSAVMLTEQDVVIAISHTGSNLDLMKSVELAKKSGATVIAITSHLNSPLSKISDIVLSGMGREVNYRSESTASRLVHLAICDLVYTKLITKNLDQYTQNVTKMRREIAKHRS, encoded by the coding sequence TTGAACAATACAAACGAAAAACCAATCATATCTTTTTTACTTCCCTACTACAATAACTTTACAAAAACAGAAAAACGCATTGCCCAATATATTTCAAATAGTCCCGAGGAAGTAGTTCGCCAGACAATCTCTGAGATTGCCGAAAATACCGATGCCTCAGAGATCACAGTATCTCGTTTCTGTAATAAAGCTGGCTTCAGCGGATTACAAGATTTAAAACTCTCTCTGGCAAGCGAAATTTTTACCCCGCTAGAATCGGTAATGCAAGATATCCAGCAGGAGGATTCTTGTGAAGAAATCGCTGTTAAATTATTTACAAATATTTCCGATGGATTGCAAGACACCTTGAAAATTATAAATTACGAAGCGGTAGAACAAGCGGTAGAGGCAATTGATCAAGCCTACAAGATCGATATTTATGCTTTCGGCATGTCCGGCGTAGTTGCGCATGATATCGAAAATCATTTGCTTAGGTTTGCCAAACCGGTCCGTGCATTTTACGATCTGCAGATGCAAGCAACTTCCGCTGTCATGTTGACTGAACAGGATGTCGTCATCGCCATTTCTCATACAGGCTCAAACCTTGATTTGATGAAATCTGTAGAACTTGCCAAAAAATCTGGTGCTACTGTAATTGCAATTACCAGTCATTTAAACTCACCTTTAAGTAAAATTTCGGATATCGTCTTAAGCGGTATGGGCAGAGAAGTAAATTATCGTTCAGAATCCACGGCTTCTCGATTGGTTCACTTAGCAATCTGCGATTTAGTCTATACAAAATTAATTACGAAAAATCTCGATCAATATACACAAAATGTTACAAAAATGCGTCGAGAAATTGCAAAGCATCGCTCATAA
- a CDS encoding iron-containing alcohol dehydrogenase, giving the protein MNHFEFYSPTKIIFGKDTETGVGQEIKSWGGSKVLLHYGGQSAKRSGLLDRIENSLKEAGVAYVSLGGVVPNPRVSLVREGIALCKKENVDFLLAVGGGSVIDSAKAIGMAIANPSIDDVWDIYDKKAVPKACLPVGAVLTIAASGSESSDSSVITNEDGWFKKGFNHDMTRPKFAVMNPELMYSLPPYQTASGVVDIMMHTIERYFNAKKGNEMSDRIAEQVLRNTIRYGKICLEDPTNYKARSEIMWSGCISHNNLTGLGGEKDFSGHAIEHELGGMFDVTHGAGLAAVWCWWARYVMKDDINRFVQYAIQVWDCVLDPSDPEVTALEGIKKTEEFFTSLGMPINLSQLGIGKLTDAQIDELANKCVYFGKRVVGSLKPLYAEDIKKIYHMANV; this is encoded by the coding sequence ATGAATCATTTTGAGTTTTATTCTCCAACTAAAATTATCTTTGGTAAAGATACTGAAACCGGTGTTGGACAAGAAATAAAGAGCTGGGGCGGCAGCAAGGTTTTGCTTCATTACGGCGGACAAAGTGCGAAGCGCTCAGGTCTATTGGATCGCATTGAAAATAGTCTTAAAGAAGCTGGGGTCGCGTATGTAAGTCTAGGAGGTGTTGTTCCAAATCCTAGGGTATCGCTTGTGCGTGAAGGAATTGCACTTTGTAAGAAAGAGAATGTTGATTTTCTTTTAGCCGTTGGCGGCGGCAGCGTCATTGATTCGGCTAAGGCAATCGGTATGGCAATTGCCAATCCATCAATTGACGATGTATGGGATATTTACGATAAAAAAGCTGTACCGAAGGCTTGTCTGCCAGTTGGTGCGGTGTTGACAATTGCGGCTTCCGGTAGTGAAAGCAGTGATTCGAGCGTAATCACCAATGAAGACGGTTGGTTTAAAAAAGGCTTTAATCATGATATGACACGTCCTAAATTTGCAGTGATGAATCCAGAACTTATGTATTCTCTGCCACCATATCAAACGGCCTCCGGGGTTGTTGACATTATGATGCATACGATTGAACGTTATTTCAATGCGAAAAAGGGCAATGAAATGAGTGATCGTATTGCGGAGCAAGTATTGCGCAACACCATTAGGTACGGTAAAATTTGCCTGGAAGATCCAACGAACTATAAAGCGCGTTCCGAAATTATGTGGTCCGGTTGTATATCACATAACAATTTAACGGGGTTAGGCGGAGAAAAAGATTTTTCAGGGCATGCAATAGAGCATGAATTAGGCGGTATGTTTGATGTAACACATGGTGCCGGACTTGCTGCTGTATGGTGCTGGTGGGCAAGATACGTGATGAAGGATGATATAAATCGTTTTGTACAATATGCAATTCAAGTATGGGATTGTGTGCTTGATCCTTCTGATCCGGAAGTTACGGCATTAGAAGGTATCAAAAAAACGGAAGAGTTCTTTACCTCCCTTGGGATGCCAATTAATCTTTCTCAATTGGGCATAGGTAAATTAACAGATGCACAGATTGACGAATTGGCGAATAAATGCGTGTATTTCGGCAAACGTGTTGTGGGTTCGCTAAAACCATTGTATGCAGAAGATATTAAGAAAATTTATCATATGGCGAATGTATAA
- a CDS encoding fumarylacetoacetate hydrolase family protein: MKLFHFKVENEVHLGIKTERGFFDVNRIATHYGLDVPLTIDQVIAKGKKSLLQLTALMNNAGEPQSEKDLVYGPAVLAPEKIVCVGLNYKSHTEECNRDIPTSPVLFSKFNNALAAHKQSITLPKSAEKFDYEAELVIVMGKEASNISKEDALSYVFGYTIGNDLSARDLQKRTPQWLLGKTCDHFAPLGPYLVTADEMKPDHLDIQCTVNGEIRQSANTSDLIFDCATIISYISKHFTLKPGDIIFTGTPSGVILGYPEAEQNWLKAGDEVTVTIQNIGSLTNIFA; encoded by the coding sequence ATGAAATTGTTTCATTTTAAAGTCGAAAATGAAGTCCATTTAGGGATCAAAACGGAGCGAGGATTTTTTGATGTAAATAGAATCGCTACGCATTATGGTCTTGATGTCCCTTTAACAATCGATCAAGTCATTGCAAAAGGAAAGAAAAGTTTATTGCAGCTCACAGCATTAATGAACAATGCGGGGGAACCACAGTCAGAAAAAGATTTAGTCTATGGACCAGCCGTACTAGCTCCTGAAAAAATTGTCTGCGTAGGACTGAACTATAAAAGCCATACTGAAGAATGTAATCGGGATATTCCTACCTCGCCAGTTCTATTCAGCAAATTTAACAATGCATTAGCAGCACACAAACAAAGCATTACATTACCAAAGTCAGCTGAAAAATTTGATTATGAGGCAGAGTTGGTAATCGTCATGGGAAAAGAAGCTTCAAATATAAGTAAAGAAGATGCTTTATCTTATGTATTCGGTTATACAATTGGCAACGACCTAAGTGCACGCGATTTACAGAAACGTACACCGCAATGGCTGCTAGGCAAAACCTGTGATCATTTCGCTCCGCTTGGCCCTTACCTTGTAACGGCAGATGAGATGAAACCTGATCATTTAGATATTCAATGTACCGTAAACGGTGAAATTCGTCAATCAGCAAATACAAGTGATTTAATTTTTGACTGCGCAACCATTATCAGCTATATATCAAAACATTTTACATTAAAACCTGGTGATATCATCTTTACCGGAACACCAAGCGGTGTAATCTTAGGCTATCCAGAAGCTGAACAAAATTGGCTTAAGGCCGGTGATGAGGTAACGGTTACGATACAAAATATTGGGTCTTTGACCAATATATTTGCATAG